One segment of Phragmites australis chromosome 13, lpPhrAust1.1, whole genome shotgun sequence DNA contains the following:
- the LOC133889509 gene encoding uncharacterized protein LOC133889509 — protein MDLRTLYFQAAEAAAEAVHAVDDEVPEPNSNSVLMKLDVQVMADAPASCQGSGVAAMGLGDAEIGNGKAAEGGGGRDLTCPECGKAFLSDKAMYGHLRSHPEKGYKGATRPTTARAASAVAGDKKLRKAPRKEAELSAINSTAVEKKPWEEAELSTKWPVKAKRGRAPSTPSAGSSPVAATLSSSCSEEEKAAMILLEMASGRPTSEHEQPIQPIDAPDAFSGHQPMLLDHVAAGNQMAEVQQPIRPDHVAFAVTGYQMPEAEQVVRPELVPEIIEESPTPKAEEVTKLELATEAVHVVVPANKLIVPSTGYGAGTMKVEKRRLLDLEQMAASPAPADGADVKPPARRIPSPASDKKHECPTCHKSFPTYQALGGHMASHVKGSKHSARHDALAMSQAVHNVLAHHTQGGNVVTGGVGAGAGAGADQERQDVQPPHVCAQCHLTFPTGQALGGHKRKHWLPEKQRTQAARAAAAPRDFDLNELPKERGGENQP, from the coding sequence ATGGACTTGCGAACCTTATACTTCCaggcggccgaggcggcggccgaggcagTTCATGCAGTAGATGATGAAGTGCCGGAGCCCAACTCGAATTCTGTGCTGATGAAGCTCGATGTCCAAGTCATGGCTGACGCGCCGGCGTCGTGCCAGGGCAGTGGCGTTGCTGCAATGGGGCTTGGCGATGCGGAGATTGGCAATGGCAAGGCCGCCGAGGGTGGCGGCGGTCGTGACCTTACGTGCCCCGAGTGCGGCAAGGCGTTCCTGTCGGACAAGGCCATGTACGGGCACCTGAGGTCCCACCCGGAGAAGGGCTACAAGGGGGCAACCCGCCCGACGACGGCCAGAGCCGCTTCTGCCGTTGCTGGAGACAAGAAGCTGAGGAAGGCGCCGCGGAAGGAGGCTGAGTTGTCGGCGATCAACTCGACGGCCGTAGAGAAGAAGCCATGGGAGGAGGCCGAGCTCTCGACCAAGTGGCCAGTGAAGGCGAAGCGCGGGCGCGCGCCGTCCACACCCAGTGCGGGGAGCTCGCCCGTGGCGGCGACGCTGTCGAGCAGCTGcagcgaggaggagaaggctgcGATGATCCTATTGGAGATGGCGTCTGGGCGCCCGACTTCAGAACACGAGCAGCCAATACAACCGATTGATGCCCCCGACGCCTTCTCTGGGCACCAGCCTATGCTACTAGATCATGTCGCCGCCGGTAACCAGATGGCGGAAGTCCAACAGCCTATACGACCAGATCATGTCGCCTTTGCTGTCACGGGCTACCAGATGCCGGAAGCCGAGCAGGTTGTTCGACCGGAGCTTGTCCCTGAGATCATCGAGGAGTCGCCGACGCCGAAGGCAGAGGAGGTCACGAAACTGGAGCTTGCCACAGAAGCTGTCCACGTCGTGGTCCCTGCGAACAAGCTCATCGTCCCCAGCACTGGCTATGGCGCGGGCACCATGAAGGTCGAGAAGCGACGACTCCTGGATCTCGAGCAGATGGCAGCATCGCCAGCACCAGCAGATGGCGCCGACGTCAAGCCGCCGGCGAGGCGCATACCGTCGCCAGCGTCGGACAAGAAACACGAGTGCCCGACTTGCCACAAGTCGTTCCCAACCTACCAAGCCCTAGGCGGACACATGGCCAGTCACGTCAAGGGCAGCAAGCACagcgcgcggcacgacgcgCTTGCCATGTCCCAGGCCGTGCACAACGTCTTGGCGCACCACACCCAGGGCGGCAACGTCGTCACCGGCGGCGTGGGCGCGGGCGCTGGAGCTGGCGCGGACCAGGAGCGCCAGGACGTCCAGCCGCCGCACGTGTGCGCGCAGTGCCACCTGACCTTCCCCACAGGGCAGGCGCTCGGCGGCCACAAGCGTAAGCACTGGCTCCCGGAGAAGCAGCGCACCCAAGCTGCacgcgccgcggcggcgccgcggGACTTTGACCTCAATGAGCTGCCCAAGGAAAGGGGAGGGGAGAATCAGCCCTAG